In the Chroococcidiopsis sp. SAG 2025 genome, one interval contains:
- a CDS encoding helix-turn-helix domain-containing protein translates to MTRQKKAPLRPLSDEEQTDLKKLSRSQSQSSASVMRAKAILAVALGADYTSAAQLVGLRCGDTVSKWVSRFNVEGLAALQPRHGGGAVVQYSEPEKQRILSEFQRQPERQKEGTATWSVATLQRALRQAPDGLTQISTYTIWQVLKEAGYSWQKSRSWLKTGQVKRIRKGKLVVVTDPDTVAKKN, encoded by the coding sequence ATGACACGGCAAAAAAAAGCACCTTTGCGACCGTTAAGTGATGAAGAACAAACCGACTTGAAAAAACTGAGCCGTTCTCAATCCCAATCATCTGCTAGTGTCATGCGGGCCAAAGCGATTCTAGCCGTGGCTCTTGGGGCTGATTACACGAGTGCAGCGCAGTTAGTAGGATTACGCTGTGGTGATACGGTCAGCAAGTGGGTCAGTCGCTTCAATGTTGAAGGCTTAGCTGCCTTACAGCCTCGACATGGCGGTGGGGCAGTAGTGCAATACAGCGAACCAGAAAAACAACGCATCCTGTCCGAATTTCAGCGTCAACCAGAGCGGCAGAAAGAGGGCACGGCAACCTGGTCAGTAGCTACACTTCAACGGGCTTTGCGTCAGGCTCCTGATGGCTTAACCCAAATCAGTACTTATACAATTTGGCAGGTACTCAAAGAGGCGGGCTATAGCTGGCAAAAGAGCCGCAGTTGGTTAAAAACTGGACAGGTGAAGCGCATACGCAAAGGCAAGCTAGTAGTAGTAACTGACCCAGATACCGTGGCAAAAAAAAACTGA